The following proteins are co-located in the Pseudomonas fluorescens genome:
- a CDS encoding permease — protein MPNLISQQPNRGWSFWWKPALFVLVACIGLYYVKWSPYYLKAFVAADNHSIGASILNDQQSSPLAAALAYAQVYFLAIWKAAVLAVILGSLLQVLIPRDWLLRLFGRAGLGSTVRGGLFALPGMMCSCCAAPVAAGMRRQQVSVGAALAFWIANPVLNPATLVFMGFVLGWGFTALRLVAGIVLVVGVSLVAQRIARPDHVPEAALEAVADVSQVESQPFLGRWLRTLWQLFWSTIPIYIVAVLVLGAARVWLFPHIDGAMANSLMWLVPLAIVGTLFVIPTAAEIPIVQTMMTLGMGTGPAVALLMTLPSVSLPSLLMLRKDFDARVLVTVAGLTMLMGVVCGLIGAVLL, from the coding sequence ATGCCCAACCTCATCTCCCAGCAGCCCAACCGGGGCTGGTCCTTCTGGTGGAAACCAGCGCTGTTCGTGCTGGTGGCCTGCATAGGCCTCTACTATGTGAAGTGGTCGCCCTACTACCTCAAGGCGTTCGTGGCGGCGGATAACCACAGCATCGGCGCCTCGATTCTGAATGACCAGCAAAGCTCGCCACTGGCAGCGGCGCTGGCCTATGCCCAGGTGTATTTCCTGGCGATCTGGAAGGCCGCCGTGCTGGCGGTCATTCTGGGCTCGCTGTTGCAAGTGTTGATTCCCCGCGACTGGCTGTTGCGCCTGTTCGGCCGCGCCGGGCTGGGTTCGACCGTACGTGGCGGGCTGTTCGCCTTGCCGGGGATGATGTGCAGTTGCTGCGCGGCCCCGGTGGCAGCCGGCATGCGCCGTCAGCAGGTGTCGGTGGGTGCGGCCCTGGCGTTCTGGATCGCCAACCCGGTATTGAACCCGGCGACCCTGGTGTTCATGGGCTTTGTGCTGGGCTGGGGCTTTACCGCATTGCGGCTGGTCGCAGGGATTGTGCTGGTGGTCGGCGTGTCCCTGGTGGCGCAGCGGATTGCCCGGCCCGACCACGTGCCGGAAGCCGCACTGGAAGCAGTGGCCGACGTCAGCCAGGTCGAGTCGCAGCCGTTCCTGGGCCGTTGGTTACGTACCCTGTGGCAGTTGTTCTGGAGCACGATCCCGATCTATATCGTCGCCGTGCTGGTGCTGGGAGCTGCGCGGGTCTGGCTGTTCCCTCATATTGACGGGGCCATGGCCAACAGCCTGATGTGGCTGGTGCCGCTGGCGATCGTTGGTACGCTGTTCGTGATTCCTACCGCCGCCGAGATCCCAATCGTACAAACCATGATGACCCTGGGCATGGGCACCGGGCCGGCCGTGGCCTTGCTGATGACCCTGCCCAGCGTGAGCCTGCCGTCACTGCTGATGCTGCGCAAGGATTTCGACGCGCGCGTACTGGTGACGGTGGCCGGGCTGACCATGCTGATGGGCGTGGTGTGTGGGTTGATCGGGGCGGTCCTTCTTTAG
- the hemB gene encoding porphobilinogen synthase, whose translation MTSQFPQARPRRLRRSPELRGLFQETEFTLNDLVLPIFVEEEIDDFVPITSMPGVVRIPEKKLAGEIERFARAGIKSVMTFGVSHHLDANGSDTWKERGLVSRMSSIIKDAVPEMIVMSDTCFCEYTDHGHCGVMHGAHVDNDATLVNLGKQAVAAARAGADVIAPSAAMDGQVQAIRRALDDAGFTHIPIMAYSTKFASALYGPFREAGGSALKGDRKSYQMNPMNRREAVRESLLDEQEGADALMVKPAGAYLDIIRDIREASRLPVAAYQVSGEYAMIKFGAQAGAIDEARVVRETLGSIKRAGADLIFTYFAMDLALAGI comes from the coding sequence ATGACCAGCCAGTTCCCCCAAGCCCGCCCACGTCGCCTGCGCCGCTCCCCGGAGCTGCGTGGCTTGTTCCAGGAAACCGAATTCACCCTCAACGATCTGGTGTTGCCGATTTTCGTCGAAGAAGAAATCGACGACTTCGTACCGATCACCAGCATGCCGGGTGTAGTGCGAATCCCCGAGAAGAAACTGGCCGGTGAGATCGAGCGTTTTGCCCGTGCCGGGATCAAGTCGGTGATGACATTCGGCGTATCCCACCACTTGGACGCGAACGGCAGCGACACCTGGAAAGAACGCGGCCTGGTTTCGCGCATGTCCTCGATTATCAAGGACGCCGTGCCGGAAATGATCGTCATGTCCGACACGTGCTTCTGCGAATACACCGACCACGGCCACTGCGGCGTGATGCACGGTGCTCATGTCGACAACGACGCGACACTGGTCAACCTCGGCAAGCAAGCCGTGGCCGCCGCCCGTGCCGGCGCCGATGTGATCGCCCCTTCGGCAGCGATGGACGGCCAGGTCCAGGCGATTCGCCGCGCCCTGGACGACGCGGGTTTCACCCATATTCCGATCATGGCCTACTCCACCAAATTCGCCTCGGCCCTCTACGGCCCGTTCCGTGAAGCGGGTGGCAGCGCCCTCAAGGGCGACCGCAAAAGCTACCAGATGAACCCGATGAACCGCCGCGAAGCCGTGCGCGAATCGCTGCTGGACGAGCAAGAGGGCGCAGACGCGCTGATGGTCAAGCCCGCCGGTGCCTACCTCGACATCATCCGCGACATCCGCGAAGCCTCACGCTTACCGGTCGCGGCCTATCAGGTGAGTGGTGAGTACGCGATGATCAAGTTTGGCGCCCAGGCCGGCGCGATTGATGAGGCGCGGGTGGTGCGGGAGACGTTGGGGTCGATCAAGCGTGCGGGGGCGGATTTGATCTTTACGTATTTTGCGATGGATTTGGCGTTGGCTGGGATCTGA
- the selD gene encoding selenide, water dikinase SelD translates to MNEPIRLTQYSHGAGCGCKISPQVLEVILAGSGAQNLDPNLWVGNASRDDAAVYAIDDERGVVSTTDFFMPIVDDPFDFGRIAATNAISDIYAMGGDPLMAIAILGWPVNVLAPEVAREVIRGGRSVCDAAGIPLAGGHSIDAPEPIFGLAVTGIVQKRHMKRNDTATAGCKLYLTKPLGIGILTTAEKKGKLREADVGVARDWMCTLNKPGSRFGKLAGVTAMTDVTGFGLLGHLVEMADGSALTARIEYKKVPLLAGIEDYLDQGCMPGGTLRNFDSYSSKVGRLQELHKRVLCDPQTSGGLLIAVTAEGDAEFHAVAAELGLSLEPIGALVERQTHAVEVF, encoded by the coding sequence ATGAACGAGCCGATTCGCCTCACCCAGTACAGCCACGGCGCGGGTTGCGGCTGCAAGATTTCGCCCCAGGTGCTGGAAGTGATCCTCGCCGGCAGTGGCGCGCAGAACCTCGACCCCAATCTGTGGGTCGGCAACGCCTCACGCGACGATGCGGCGGTGTACGCCATCGACGACGAACGCGGTGTGGTTTCCACCACCGACTTTTTCATGCCGATCGTCGATGACCCCTTTGACTTTGGGCGCATTGCCGCCACCAACGCGATCAGCGACATCTACGCCATGGGGGGCGACCCGTTGATGGCCATTGCCATTCTGGGCTGGCCGGTGAATGTGCTGGCGCCGGAGGTTGCCCGCGAAGTGATCCGTGGCGGCCGTTCGGTGTGCGATGCCGCCGGTATCCCCTTGGCAGGTGGCCACTCCATTGATGCCCCGGAGCCGATTTTCGGCCTGGCCGTGACCGGCATCGTGCAAAAGCGCCATATGAAACGCAACGACACCGCTACCGCCGGCTGCAAACTGTACCTGACCAAACCGCTGGGCATCGGCATCCTCACTACCGCCGAGAAGAAGGGCAAATTGCGCGAGGCGGATGTCGGCGTGGCCCGTGACTGGATGTGCACGCTCAACAAACCGGGCAGCCGTTTCGGTAAGTTGGCTGGCGTCACGGCCATGACCGATGTCACCGGTTTCGGCCTGTTGGGCCACCTGGTGGAAATGGCTGACGGCAGTGCTCTCACAGCCCGCATTGAGTACAAAAAAGTCCCACTCTTGGCCGGGATTGAGGATTACCTGGATCAGGGCTGCATGCCCGGTGGCACCTTGCGCAACTTCGACAGCTACTCGAGCAAAGTCGGGCGCTTGCAGGAGCTGCACAAACGCGTGCTGTGCGACCCGCAGACCAGTGGCGGCCTGTTGATCGCCGTTACCGCGGAAGGTGACGCTGAGTTCCACGCGGTGGCTGCCGAGCTGGGCCTGAGCCTGGAGCCGATCGGTGCACTGGTTGAGCGACAGACACACGCGGTAGAGGTGTTTTGA
- a CDS encoding DUF1615 domain-containing protein — MYSSRLILCLTTLLVLAGCSTPRGPQQPERSEAEVKAQIVRLLPASVPDRSGWAQDIYTAFDTQKIYPSTEHICAVLAVTEQESTYQVDPPVPNMGKIAQDEILRRAGKVHVPAFVVRATLQLRSPSGKTYADRLTGARTEKDLSGIFDDFISSVPLGNTLFDGFNPVHTAGPMQVSIDFAQQHARDYPYTVDGTIRREVFTRRGGMYFGITHLLGYPVSYDQPLYRFADFNAGWYASRNAAFQAAVSRASGTELALDGDLIRYGSLLPGTTELAVRSLGSKLDMRNPSIRSQLEQGEQLDFEQTTLYQRVFALADKAAGKPMPRAILPGIVLKSPKITRNLTTAWFAKRVDERYQRCMKR, encoded by the coding sequence ATGTATTCAAGCCGTCTGATCCTGTGCCTCACTACGTTGCTGGTGCTGGCCGGCTGCTCCACCCCACGTGGCCCGCAGCAGCCTGAGCGCAGCGAAGCCGAGGTAAAGGCGCAGATCGTGCGCCTGTTGCCAGCCTCGGTACCGGACCGCAGTGGCTGGGCCCAGGACATTTACACCGCTTTCGACACCCAGAAAATCTACCCCAGCACCGAGCATATCTGCGCTGTGCTGGCGGTGACCGAGCAAGAGTCCACCTACCAGGTCGACCCACCCGTGCCGAACATGGGCAAGATCGCCCAGGACGAAATTCTGCGCCGTGCCGGCAAGGTCCATGTCCCGGCGTTTGTGGTGCGTGCCACGCTGCAATTGCGCTCGCCCAGCGGCAAGACTTACGCCGATCGTCTCACTGGCGCACGTACAGAGAAGGACCTCAGCGGCATCTTTGATGATTTCATCAGCAGTGTGCCCTTGGGCAATACCTTGTTTGACGGTTTCAACCCGGTGCATACCGCCGGCCCCATGCAGGTCAGCATCGACTTTGCGCAACAACACGCCCGTGATTATCCCTACACCGTGGATGGCACGATTCGACGCGAAGTCTTCACCCGTCGTGGTGGGATGTATTTTGGTATCACCCATCTGCTCGGTTACCCGGTGAGCTACGACCAGCCGTTGTACCGCTTCGCCGATTTCAACGCGGGCTGGTATGCCAGCCGTAACGCTGCGTTTCAGGCTGCCGTCAGCCGTGCCAGCGGCACCGAGCTGGCGTTGGACGGGGATTTGATTCGTTATGGGTCGCTGCTGCCGGGTACCACAGAGCTGGCGGTGCGCTCACTGGGTTCGAAGTTGGACATGCGCAACCCCAGCATCCGCAGCCAACTGGAGCAGGGCGAGCAATTGGACTTTGAGCAGACCACCCTCTACCAGCGTGTGTTTGCTCTAGCGGATAAGGCGGCAGGCAAGCCGATGCCACGGGCGATCCTGCCGGGCATCGTGCTCAAGAGCCCGAAGATCACCCGCAACCTGACCACGGCGTGGTTTGCCAAGCGGGTGGATGAGCGCTATCAGCGCTGTATGAAGCGCTGA
- a CDS encoding PhzF family phenazine biosynthesis protein, producing the protein MQTFDFKQLDVFSSVSLKGNPLAVVLGADSLTDQQMADFANWTNLSETTFLLTPRDPRADYRVRIFTTLNELPFAGHPTLGSCHAWLHAGGVPKGEEIIQECEIGLVRVRREGDQLAFIAPPLLRSGAVETPVLERVRLALGLAPEAIVRSQWVDNGGGWLALMLADREQVLGLQPDYSQLHGLAVGVIAPCDPARDDVDTHFEVRGFIAGDGAPEDPATGSLNAGLAQWLLSEGLAPSRYVVSQGTAMGRAGRIRVEHHGDEIWIGGEVAVCIEGRVQL; encoded by the coding sequence ATGCAGACGTTCGATTTCAAACAGCTGGATGTATTCAGCAGCGTTTCACTCAAAGGTAACCCGTTGGCCGTGGTGCTGGGCGCTGATAGCCTCACCGACCAGCAAATGGCCGACTTCGCTAACTGGACCAACCTCAGCGAAACCACGTTTTTGCTGACGCCGCGTGATCCGCGGGCGGATTATCGGGTGAGAATCTTTACCACGCTCAACGAGCTGCCGTTCGCCGGGCACCCGACCTTGGGCAGTTGCCATGCCTGGTTGCACGCGGGCGGCGTGCCCAAAGGCGAGGAGATCATCCAGGAGTGCGAAATCGGCCTGGTGCGTGTCCGTCGCGAAGGCGATCAACTGGCGTTCATTGCTCCGCCGTTATTGCGTTCCGGCGCGGTGGAAACTCCCGTGCTCGAACGCGTGCGCCTGGCGCTGGGGCTGGCGCCCGAGGCCATTGTGCGCAGCCAGTGGGTGGACAATGGTGGGGGCTGGCTGGCGCTGATGCTGGCCGATCGCGAACAGGTGCTGGGTTTGCAGCCGGATTACTCGCAACTCCACGGTTTGGCCGTTGGCGTCATCGCGCCCTGTGACCCGGCGCGCGACGATGTGGACACGCACTTCGAAGTCCGCGGTTTTATCGCCGGCGACGGCGCCCCGGAAGACCCGGCCACCGGCAGCCTGAACGCCGGCCTTGCCCAATGGTTGCTGAGTGAAGGCCTGGCGCCAAGCCGTTACGTGGTCAGCCAAGGTACGGCCATGGGACGCGCCGGGCGTATTCGCGTCGAGCATCATGGCGATGAAATCTGGATCGGCGGCGAGGTAGCGGTATGCATCGAAGGGCGTGTACAGCTCTAG
- a CDS encoding LysE family translocator translates to MLSLNVLVTCLIVLLIPGTGVIFTVSTGLTSGKRASIFAALGCTAGIIPHLLASILGLSALLHTSALAFEALKFAGAAYLLYLAYATWRDRSAFAMNDTPTVATARSLILRGFLLNILNPKLTIFFLAFLPQFVTPGGTAPALQMLVLSGVFMAMTLAVFVLYGLLANVFRRAVVESPRVQNWLRRSFATAFAGLGLNLAFAQR, encoded by the coding sequence ATGCTCAGTCTGAATGTCCTCGTCACCTGCCTGATCGTCTTACTGATCCCCGGCACTGGGGTGATTTTTACCGTCTCTACCGGCCTGACCTCCGGCAAACGCGCCAGCATATTTGCCGCGCTGGGCTGCACCGCCGGGATCATCCCGCACTTGTTGGCGTCGATACTGGGCCTGTCCGCCCTGCTCCACACCAGCGCCTTGGCCTTCGAAGCATTGAAATTCGCCGGCGCGGCCTACCTGCTGTACCTGGCCTATGCCACCTGGCGTGACCGCTCGGCCTTTGCAATGAACGACACGCCGACAGTTGCGACCGCGCGCAGCCTGATCCTGCGTGGCTTCTTGCTGAACATTCTTAACCCCAAGCTGACAATTTTCTTCCTGGCCTTCCTGCCTCAATTCGTAACGCCAGGCGGCACCGCGCCGGCCTTGCAGATGCTGGTACTGAGCGGCGTGTTCATGGCGATGACGCTTGCAGTGTTTGTACTGTATGGCCTGTTGGCGAATGTGTTTCGTCGTGCAGTGGTCGAGTCGCCACGTGTGCAGAACTGGCTGCGACGCAGTTTTGCCACGGCCTTTGCCGGGCTGGGGTTGAACCTGGCGTTTGCGCAGCGCTGA
- a CDS encoding PaaI family thioesterase — protein sequence MIAHTVPEGFVSLPRSSPLLDLLGPAYCRGEGWQLEIGLRADNRHANGRGTVHGGVLATLADIGMGYAMAFSSEPALPLMTASMTLDYLGAVQVGEWMVVRLEHHQRGRQMAFATASLQVGEKVVARASAVFAVPRTD from the coding sequence ATGATCGCTCACACTGTGCCCGAAGGGTTCGTCTCGCTGCCGCGCAGCAGCCCGTTGCTCGACTTGTTAGGCCCGGCGTATTGCCGCGGTGAAGGTTGGCAGCTGGAAATCGGCCTGCGCGCCGACAACCGCCATGCCAATGGGCGCGGCACGGTGCACGGTGGGGTGTTAGCGACTCTGGCGGATATCGGCATGGGGTATGCGATGGCGTTTTCCAGCGAGCCAGCGTTGCCGTTAATGACCGCGAGCATGACCCTGGACTACCTGGGCGCGGTGCAGGTGGGTGAGTGGATGGTGGTGCGGTTGGAGCATCATCAACGGGGTCGGCAGATGGCGTTCGCCACGGCGAGTTTGCAGGTGGGGGAGAAGGTCGTCGCGCGGGCGAGCGCGGTGTTTGCGGTGCCTCGTACCGACTGA
- a CDS encoding TerC family protein: MDYLLQLAASPTAWVALATLIVMEIVLGIDNLIFISILTNKLPEKHRAKARRIGISMALVLRLGLLSTIAFIVQLTTPVFEIFGQAFSWKDMILIAGGLFLVWKATTEIHHSMDPEPEEKATTGNVVTIGFAAAIGQILMLDLVFSIDSIITAVGMTEHLPIMIIAVVTSVIVMLVAAEPLAKFINDNPTVVMLALGFLIMIGMTLIAEGFGAHVPKGYVYAAMAFSAVIECLNIARRNRHKRLLAARQ, translated from the coding sequence ATGGATTACCTTTTACAACTGGCCGCCAGCCCCACCGCCTGGGTGGCACTGGCCACCTTGATCGTCATGGAAATCGTGCTGGGCATCGATAACCTGATCTTTATTTCGATCCTCACCAACAAGTTGCCCGAGAAGCACCGAGCCAAGGCGCGCCGTATCGGCATCAGCATGGCGCTGGTGTTGCGCCTGGGCCTGTTGAGTACTATCGCGTTTATCGTGCAGTTGACGACCCCGGTATTTGAGATCTTCGGCCAGGCGTTTTCGTGGAAAGACATGATCCTGATCGCTGGTGGCCTGTTCCTGGTGTGGAAGGCAACGACCGAGATCCATCACAGCATGGACCCCGAGCCGGAAGAAAAGGCAACCACCGGCAACGTGGTGACCATCGGCTTTGCTGCGGCGATTGGTCAGATCCTGATGCTCGACCTGGTGTTCTCCATCGACAGCATCATCACCGCCGTGGGCATGACCGAGCATTTGCCGATCATGATCATTGCTGTGGTGACCTCGGTCATCGTGATGCTGGTGGCGGCTGAACCGCTGGCCAAGTTCATCAACGACAACCCGACGGTCGTGATGCTGGCCCTGGGCTTCCTGATCATGATCGGCATGACGTTGATCGCTGAAGGCTTCGGCGCTCACGTGCCCAAAGGCTACGTGTATGCGGCCATGGCGTTCTCGGCGGTGATCGAGTGCCTGAACATCGCGCGGCGCAATCGCCACAAGCGTTTGCTCGCCGCCAGGCAGTAA
- the nhaR gene encoding transcriptional activator NhaR codes for MLNYRQLHYFWVVAKTGSIVRACEQLNLTPQTISGQISLLEQTFGIALFQRVGRQLELTEAGRQALPYAEQMFQTGNELEAMLRAQPNEQQILFRVGVADVVPKSIVYRLIAPTMELSEQIRITCREDKLERLLADLAIQRLDLVISDSPMPTHLDIKGYSQKLGECGISFFATQALADQYGGDFPKCLQGAPLLIPGAETVVRSRLQRWFAEQQIQPKIIGEFDDSALMQAFGQSGSGIFIAPSVIADEVVRQYGVALIGQTDAVTESFYAISVERKVKHPGIVAITEGARRELFTALP; via the coding sequence ATGCTTAATTATCGACAACTGCATTATTTTTGGGTGGTGGCCAAGACCGGCAGCATCGTGCGCGCCTGTGAGCAATTGAACCTCACGCCCCAGACCATCAGCGGGCAGATCAGCCTGCTGGAGCAGACCTTTGGTATCGCGCTGTTTCAGCGCGTCGGCCGCCAGCTTGAACTCACCGAAGCCGGGCGCCAGGCCTTGCCCTACGCCGAGCAAATGTTCCAGACCGGCAACGAACTGGAGGCGATGTTGCGCGCGCAGCCCAATGAGCAGCAGATCCTGTTCAGGGTCGGCGTGGCGGATGTGGTGCCCAAATCCATCGTTTACCGGCTGATCGCCCCCACGATGGAGCTGAGCGAACAAATCCGTATCACCTGCCGCGAGGACAAACTCGAACGTTTATTGGCCGACCTGGCGATTCAGCGCCTCGACCTGGTGATCTCCGACAGCCCCATGCCCACTCACTTGGACATCAAAGGCTACAGCCAGAAACTGGGGGAGTGTGGCATCAGTTTTTTCGCCACCCAGGCGTTGGCCGACCAGTACGGTGGTGATTTCCCAAAATGTCTGCAGGGCGCGCCGCTCTTGATTCCGGGGGCCGAGACGGTGGTGCGCAGCCGCTTGCAGCGCTGGTTCGCCGAGCAGCAGATTCAACCGAAGATCATCGGCGAGTTCGATGACAGTGCGTTAATGCAGGCGTTTGGCCAATCCGGCAGCGGGATCTTTATCGCCCCCAGCGTGATTGCCGACGAGGTGGTGCGCCAGTACGGGGTGGCGCTGATTGGCCAGACCGATGCGGTGACCGAGTCGTTCTACGCGATCTCGGTGGAGCGCAAGGTCAAGCACCCCGGCATTGTGGCGATTACCGAAGGCGCTCGACGCGAGTTGTTTACCGCCCTGCCCTGA
- a CDS encoding DUF4349 domain-containing protein: MRHLEGTTKPLLLILLAGLALAGCSPKDHSRASVINGEQGRAGAQLAYEHELTLALPGALLAPRMHATREACESARFGACNILGITEDDHGGTLILRIAPSGVEPMVTLAAEGGKLGQRITSAEDLADAVADVRRRQDRLQAQQQRLDELAKRKDISVSDLIALSKEQAAVENELQELAQVAAGQQRRLDTNRVTLNFRSSDGAHQQSRFSRMFSNLGDNLVNGTADALERASYVLPFLILAFPVVWLWVWLWRRFVKRRP, translated from the coding sequence ATGCGCCATCTGGAAGGCACAACAAAACCGCTGCTTCTGATCTTGCTGGCCGGCCTGGCCCTGGCGGGTTGCTCGCCCAAGGATCACTCCCGCGCCTCCGTGATCAACGGCGAACAAGGCCGGGCCGGTGCGCAGTTGGCCTATGAGCATGAGCTGACGCTGGCGCTGCCTGGCGCCCTGCTTGCACCACGTATGCACGCTACCCGTGAGGCGTGTGAGTCGGCACGTTTCGGCGCCTGCAATATTCTGGGCATCACCGAGGATGACCATGGCGGCACGCTCATCCTGCGCATCGCGCCTAGCGGCGTGGAGCCGATGGTCACACTGGCCGCTGAAGGCGGGAAACTCGGCCAGCGCATCACCAGTGCCGAAGACCTGGCCGACGCGGTGGCCGATGTGCGCCGTCGCCAGGATCGCCTGCAAGCCCAACAGCAACGCCTCGACGAACTGGCCAAGCGCAAGGACATCAGCGTCAGCGACCTGATCGCCCTGAGCAAGGAACAGGCCGCTGTCGAAAACGAACTGCAGGAACTGGCACAGGTCGCCGCGGGCCAGCAACGTCGCCTTGATACCAACCGTGTGACCCTGAACTTCCGCTCTTCCGACGGTGCGCATCAACAGTCACGCTTCAGCCGAATGTTCAGCAACCTGGGTGACAACCTGGTAAACGGCACGGCGGACGCCCTGGAACGCGCCAGTTATGTGCTGCCGTTTTTGATCCTGGCGTTCCCGGTGGTGTGGTTGTGGGTCTGGCTGTGGCGGCGGTTCGTTAAACGCCGCCCATGA
- a CDS encoding glutathione S-transferase N-terminal domain-containing protein produces the protein MNALAAFPINSKWPAQYPERLQLYSLPTPNGVKVSIMLEELGLPYEAHKVSFETQDQLSPEFLSLNPNNKIPAIIDPNGPSGQPLALFESGAILIYLAEKTSQLLSEDPATRYETLQWLMFQMAGIGPMFGQVGFFNKFAGKAYEDKRPRDRYAAESRRLLGVLEQHLLGRTWIMGDEYSIADIATFPWVRNLIGFYEAGDLVGIADFPNVLRALDGFVARPAVIRGLNIPS, from the coding sequence ATGAACGCACTTGCCGCTTTCCCGATCAACAGCAAATGGCCCGCCCAATACCCGGAACGCTTGCAGCTGTATTCGTTGCCCACGCCCAATGGGGTCAAAGTGTCGATCATGCTCGAAGAGCTGGGCCTGCCTTATGAAGCGCACAAGGTCAGTTTCGAAACCCAGGACCAGCTGTCTCCCGAGTTTCTGTCCCTGAACCCCAACAACAAAATCCCCGCGATCATCGACCCCAATGGCCCGAGCGGTCAGCCGCTGGCGCTGTTCGAGTCCGGCGCGATTCTGATTTACCTGGCCGAAAAAACCAGCCAGTTACTCTCCGAAGACCCGGCCACCCGCTATGAAACCCTTCAGTGGCTGATGTTTCAAATGGCGGGTATCGGCCCGATGTTCGGCCAGGTCGGGTTCTTCAACAAATTCGCCGGCAAGGCATACGAAGATAAGCGCCCGCGTGATCGCTACGCCGCCGAGTCTCGGCGTTTGCTGGGCGTGCTGGAACAACACCTGCTGGGTCGCACCTGGATCATGGGCGACGAATACAGCATCGCCGACATCGCCACGTTCCCATGGGTTCGCAACCTGATTGGCTTCTACGAAGCCGGCGACCTGGTGGGCATTGCTGATTTCCCTAATGTGCTGCGCGCGCTGGACGGCTTTGTTGCCCGCCCTGCGGTGATCCGCGGCCTGAACATACCGAGCTGA
- the mnmH gene encoding tRNA 2-selenouridine(34) synthase MnmH — protein sequence MATDITDYRDIFLNDRPMMDTRAPIEFIKGAFPGVINLPLMTDDERQRVGTCYKQQGQQAAIVLGHELVSGAIKAERIEQWAQFAKANPDGYLYCFRGGLRSQIVQQWLKTEAGIEYPRVGGGYKAMRTFLLETVEQATAECDFVLLGGMTGTGKTEVLGQLHNALDLEGHANHRGSSFGKRATTQPSNIDFENRLAVDLLKKRAAGIEQFVVEDESRMIGSCALPLPLHKGMQTFPMVWLEDSVEGRVERILRDYVVDLCAEFIQVFGENGQALFAERLTQSLANIHKRLGGERFQRLQAVLQDALAEQARSAAVDLHRVWIEGLLREYYDPMYAFQRESKGARIEFAGEQGAVVEYLRERSARRA from the coding sequence ATGGCAACCGACATCACCGACTACCGCGACATCTTCCTCAACGACCGGCCGATGATGGATACCCGCGCACCGATCGAATTCATCAAGGGCGCGTTTCCCGGGGTGATCAACTTGCCGTTGATGACCGACGACGAGCGCCAACGGGTCGGCACCTGTTACAAGCAGCAGGGCCAGCAAGCCGCGATTGTGCTGGGGCATGAGCTGGTCTCGGGGGCGATCAAGGCTGAGCGTATCGAACAGTGGGCGCAGTTCGCCAAGGCCAATCCTGACGGTTACTTGTACTGCTTTCGCGGCGGGCTGCGCTCGCAGATCGTGCAGCAATGGTTGAAAACCGAAGCCGGTATCGAGTACCCCCGTGTCGGCGGTGGCTACAAGGCCATGCGGACCTTTTTGTTGGAGACCGTGGAGCAGGCGACCGCCGAGTGTGATTTCGTATTGCTGGGCGGCATGACCGGCACCGGTAAAACCGAGGTGCTTGGCCAGTTGCATAACGCCCTGGACCTTGAGGGCCACGCCAACCATCGCGGTTCCAGCTTCGGCAAACGCGCCACGACACAACCGTCCAACATCGACTTCGAAAACCGCCTGGCGGTGGACCTGCTGAAAAAACGCGCGGCGGGGATCGAACAATTTGTCGTTGAGGATGAGAGCCGCATGATAGGCAGTTGTGCGCTGCCCTTGCCGTTGCACAAAGGCATGCAGACATTCCCGATGGTGTGGCTGGAGGACAGCGTTGAAGGCCGGGTCGAAAGGATCTTGCGCGATTACGTGGTCGACCTGTGCGCCGAGTTTATCCAGGTGTTTGGCGAAAATGGCCAGGCGCTGTTTGCCGAGCGCCTGACCCAGAGCCTGGCCAATATCCATAAACGCCTGGGCGGCGAGCGCTTCCAGCGCTTGCAGGCTGTTTTGCAGGACGCTTTGGCTGAACAGGCCCGCAGCGCTGCCGTGGACTTGCACCGGGTATGGATCGAAGGGTTGCTGCGCGAGTATTACGACCCGATGTACGCCTTCCAGCGTGAAAGCAAGGGCGCACGGATCGAGTTCGCGGGGGAGCAGGGCGCGGTGGTGGAGTATTTGCGCGAGCGGAGTGCCAGGCGAGCATAG